A section of the Metabacillus endolithicus genome encodes:
- a CDS encoding PadR family transcriptional regulator, whose amino-acid sequence MEDKVLRKLFLGFIHIHILHHAKDHPIYGVWMVEELREHGYNISSGTLYPILHSMETDGLLEKEEKNVAGKIRKYYTTTERGNEVLVEARKKAYELFKEIKD is encoded by the coding sequence TTGGAAGACAAAGTTTTACGCAAACTATTTCTTGGTTTTATCCACATTCACATTTTGCATCATGCCAAAGACCACCCTATTTATGGAGTTTGGATGGTCGAAGAATTAAGAGAGCATGGCTATAATATCAGTTCTGGTACTCTTTACCCCATTCTACATTCTATGGAAACTGATGGGTTACTAGAAAAAGAAGAAAAAAATGTTGCGGGGAAAATTAGAAAATATTACACAACGACCGAAAGAGGAAATGAAGTCCTAGTAGAGGCTAGAAAGAAAGCTTACGAGTTATTCAAAGAAATAAAAGATTAA
- a CDS encoding STAS domain-containing protein, whose translation MEFFYHESYHLKDFFEKNLHNFEELLLSEAVNVKDMIDDILHIGNIDLVNNAKKLVFFIIDQKEKELRQFAKHEGIAWATHSIDLSFKLEWIQAIRRTVWFLIKEYNKLTNEKVIENFFTLEKEVNDQIDDFLNAFFISYSTYKDSLIKAHRELVENLSVPIIPINSSVCILPLIGAIDEFRTNILEEKVLTEIGVLRIQTLIIDLSGIADMEIDVIEHLLKIIDGASMMGCKSVITGLRVEVVRKMIHLGISFEHKSKTLGTLQQALSEYLS comes from the coding sequence GTGGAATTCTTCTACCATGAATCATATCATTTAAAAGATTTTTTTGAGAAAAACCTTCATAACTTTGAAGAATTGCTTCTTTCTGAAGCTGTTAATGTAAAAGATATGATTGATGATATTTTACATATTGGAAATATTGATTTAGTTAATAATGCTAAGAAACTTGTTTTCTTTATTATTGACCAAAAAGAAAAAGAACTTCGACAGTTTGCCAAACATGAAGGTATAGCTTGGGCCACGCATTCAATTGATCTATCATTTAAATTAGAGTGGATACAAGCCATTCGTCGCACAGTTTGGTTCCTAATTAAAGAGTATAACAAGTTAACAAATGAAAAAGTTATTGAAAACTTTTTTACTCTTGAAAAAGAAGTAAATGATCAAATCGATGATTTTTTAAATGCTTTCTTTATTAGTTACTCTACATATAAGGATTCTTTGATTAAGGCACATAGAGAGTTGGTCGAAAACCTATCTGTACCAATAATCCCAATCAATTCCTCCGTTTGCATATTACCACTAATTGGTGCCATTGATGAATTTCGCACTAATATCTTAGAAGAAAAAGTACTAACTGAAATTGGAGTGCTACGCATTCAAACGTTAATTATTGATTTATCTGGAATTGCCGATATGGAGATTGATGTGATCGAACATTTATTAAAGATAATAGACGGTGCGAGTATGATGGGGTGTAAATCAGTTATTACTGGTTTACGAGTAGAAGTAGTTAGAAAAATGATCCACCTTGGTATCTCATTTGAACATAAATCAAAAACATTAGGAACACTGCAACAAGCTTTAAGTGAATATTTAAGTTAA
- a CDS encoding DUF1048 domain-containing protein, which yields MNIIEKMIGSLEDKREWRAMEARAKALPSEYHHAYKAIQKYMWTTGGPTDWKECSRIFNGIIDLFEEGAAEGKKVTDLTGEDVATFCDELVKDTKTWSDKYRTKLNDTIGRG from the coding sequence ATGAATATAATTGAAAAAATGATCGGAAGTCTGGAAGACAAGCGAGAATGGAGAGCGATGGAGGCACGTGCGAAGGCTCTTCCAAGTGAGTACCATCATGCTTATAAAGCCATTCAAAAGTATATGTGGACAACGGGTGGTCCTACTGATTGGAAGGAATGCAGCCGTATCTTTAATGGAATAATCGACCTTTTTGAGGAAGGTGCAGCGGAAGGCAAGAAAGTTACTGACCTCACAGGTGAGGACGTGGCCACTTTTTGCGACGAATTAGTGAAGGACACGAAAACGTGGTCGGATAAGTATCGCACGAAGTTGAACGATACGATTGGTCGTGGATAA
- a CDS encoding PadR family transcriptional regulator encodes MENITEMLKGVLEGCVLEIISRGETYGYEITQQLRELGFTDVVEGTVYTITMRLEKNNLVDIEKKPSNMGPPRKFYTLNAAGQEHLETFWRKWEFVSSKINELKTKVK; translated from the coding sequence TTGGAAAATATAACGGAAATGCTGAAAGGAGTGCTTGAGGGCTGTGTGCTTGAAATCATCAGTCGTGGAGAAACTTATGGCTATGAAATCACACAACAGCTGCGAGAACTTGGCTTCACTGATGTGGTAGAGGGCACAGTTTATACGATTACTATGCGGCTTGAGAAAAACAATCTGGTGGATATTGAGAAAAAGCCATCCAATATGGGACCGCCGAGAAAATTTTATACACTCAACGCAGCAGGTCAAGAGCATCTGGAAACCTTTTGGAGAAAATGGGAATTTGTCTCGAGTAAAATTAACGAACTCAAAACAAAAGTAAAATAA
- a CDS encoding SulP family inorganic anion transporter, protein MTTKYSWFGNIRGDILSGIVVALALIPEAIAFSIIAGVDPMIGLYASFCIAVTIAFVGGRPGMISAATGATALLMTTLVADYGLQYLLAATILTGIIQIVMGILKLGRLMKFVPRSVMTGFVNALAILIFTAQLPHFVGESWPMYSMVVGALAIIYILPRFTKVLPSPLVAIVVISIIAVMTGSNVGTVGDMGELSQTLPMFLIPDIPFTFETLQIIFPYSLSIAIVGLVESLLTAQIVDDMTDTGSDKNKEARGQGIANIVSGFFGGMAGCAMIGQSVINVKSGGRGRLSALVAGVFLMILILLLNDLLVQIPMAALVGVMFMVSIGTFDWTSLKTLHKVPLTDTIVMVVTVVTVLMTHDLSKGVLVGIILSAIFFASKISKVKITSLSSGQSSKKIYRVSGQLFFASVSEFVESFNYRENVKEIDLDLTNAHLWDDSAVGAIDKVIIKYQQNGVKVNLIGVNTESNKLMEKISVHNKPGGLTKVANH, encoded by the coding sequence ATGACAACTAAATATTCTTGGTTTGGAAATATCAGAGGAGACATCTTGTCAGGTATTGTTGTAGCACTAGCTTTAATTCCTGAGGCTATCGCATTCTCAATTATTGCGGGTGTTGATCCTATGATTGGTTTGTATGCCTCATTTTGTATTGCAGTTACAATAGCATTTGTCGGCGGACGTCCCGGAATGATTTCAGCTGCAACTGGTGCGACGGCTTTGCTTATGACAACATTAGTTGCTGACTATGGATTGCAGTATTTACTTGCAGCAACCATTCTAACTGGTATTATTCAAATCGTTATGGGGATTTTGAAATTAGGCAGACTGATGAAATTCGTGCCTCGTTCGGTTATGACAGGCTTCGTAAATGCTTTGGCTATCCTTATCTTTACTGCACAATTGCCTCATTTTGTAGGTGAATCATGGCCGATGTATTCTATGGTTGTAGGTGCTCTTGCAATTATTTACATTTTACCTCGTTTTACAAAGGTTTTGCCATCGCCTTTAGTAGCAATTGTTGTGATTTCAATTATTGCTGTAATGACGGGAAGTAATGTAGGAACGGTAGGAGATATGGGTGAGTTATCTCAAACTTTACCTATGTTCTTAATACCTGATATTCCTTTTACTTTTGAAACATTACAAATCATTTTCCCATATTCTTTATCAATTGCCATTGTAGGTTTAGTTGAGTCATTATTAACGGCTCAAATCGTAGATGATATGACTGATACAGGCAGTGACAAAAATAAAGAAGCACGTGGGCAAGGTATTGCAAACATCGTTTCAGGATTTTTCGGTGGAATGGCTGGTTGTGCGATGATTGGGCAATCTGTCATTAATGTAAAGTCAGGTGGTAGAGGTCGTTTATCTGCTTTAGTGGCTGGGGTATTTTTAATGATCCTCATTCTACTACTTAATGACTTATTAGTACAAATTCCAATGGCTGCTCTTGTAGGAGTTATGTTTATGGTATCAATTGGAACATTTGACTGGACATCATTAAAAACCCTTCATAAGGTACCATTAACAGATACGATTGTTATGGTTGTAACAGTGGTCACGGTTCTTATGACACATGACTTGTCAAAAGGTGTTCTTGTTGGAATTATTTTAAGTGCGATTTTCTTTGCATCTAAGATCTCTAAGGTGAAGATTACAAGCTTATCCTCAGGTCAATCTAGCAAGAAAATCTATCGTGTGTCTGGTCAATTATTTTTTGCTTCTGTTAGTGAATTTGTTGAAAGCTTTAATTATAGAGAAAATGTGAAAGAAATTGATTTAGACTTAACAAATGCTCACCTTTGGGATGATTCGGCAGTGGGTGCTATTGATAAAGTCATCATTAAATATCAACAAAATGGAGTGAAGGTTAACCTGATTGGTGTGAATACAGAGAGTAACAAATTAATGGAAAAAATCTCTGTTCATAATAAGCCAGGCGGTTTAACCAAAGTAGCCAACCATTAA
- a CDS encoding universal stress protein, protein MYKRIVLASDGSEHSKRAAENAIHIAQYSKGSKIDVVYVVDPDRAKSDVLSNWNSVDINDYRKKRMKEVEKKALQAGVSYEMKILHGEPGPTIVKYVNDNNIDLVVIGSRGLNRLQEFVLGSVSHKVAKRANCPVLIVK, encoded by the coding sequence ATGTATAAAAGAATAGTATTAGCTTCTGACGGCTCGGAACATTCAAAACGTGCAGCCGAAAATGCCATTCATATTGCTCAATATAGTAAAGGATCCAAAATTGATGTTGTTTACGTCGTTGACCCCGATCGAGCTAAATCAGATGTTCTTAGCAACTGGAACTCTGTAGATATTAACGATTATCGTAAAAAACGAATGAAGGAGGTTGAAAAAAAAGCACTGCAAGCCGGAGTATCATATGAAATGAAGATTCTGCACGGTGAACCTGGACCAACAATTGTTAAATATGTAAACGATAACAATATTGATCTTGTTGTGATCGGGAGTCGAGGGTTAAATAGACTTCAGGAGTTTGTCTTAGGAAGTGTCAGTCATAAAGTAGCCAAAAGAGCTAATTGTCCTGTGTTGATTGTGAAGTGA
- a CDS encoding swarming motility protein SwrAA, with amino-acid sequence MYIANYTSIKKIQQIDQECVKAFFSYLLKNHKRLSLSLSDIKKSIKTIVIILGIEEDECFSDFSLSNTCIWNNLK; translated from the coding sequence ATGTATATTGCCAATTACACAAGCATCAAAAAAATACAGCAGATCGATCAAGAATGTGTAAAAGCATTTTTTTCTTATTTACTAAAAAATCATAAGCGACTTTCGCTTTCTCTTTCAGATATAAAAAAATCGATTAAAACGATTGTGATTATTTTAGGTATTGAGGAAGATGAATGCTTTAGTGATTTTTCACTTTCTAACACTTGTATTTGGAACAACTTAAAATAA
- a CDS encoding S41 family peptidase, with the protein MNQKITAFLLALGVLVGAGGMFVGLELTEDPAPKEAEAIPTFGNVFQSEEEQASEIEGFDKFKQALELISTKYVEDVNEEELLEGAIQGMLSTLEDPYSVYMDKETAAQFSQSLDSSFEGIGAEVGMQEGRVTIVSPFKGSPAEKAGLQPNDQIVSIDGENVEGLDLHETVLKIRGKKGTKVAIEVVRPNTREKLTFDVVRDEIPLETVFGSTKDYQGKKVGYIQITSFSENTAQDFKETLTKLEKDNIEGLVLDVRGNPGGYLQSVEEILKEFVTKDHPYIQIQERNGDKKRYFSKLSEKKDYPVSVLIDKGSASASEILAGALKEASGYDIVGVTSFGKGTVQQAVPMGDGSNIKLTLYKWLTPEGNWIHKKGVEPTIKVEQPALYQASPLQIEKALTFDMNNDQIKTAQLALKGLGFEPGREDGYFSKATENAVKAFQQTNELPISGKIDLQTADTLNQKVVELRGKEDNDVQLKMAIKSLFK; encoded by the coding sequence ATGAATCAGAAAATCACAGCATTTTTACTAGCACTTGGCGTACTCGTTGGCGCAGGTGGAATGTTTGTAGGATTAGAGCTTACGGAAGATCCAGCACCTAAGGAAGCTGAAGCGATCCCAACGTTTGGGAATGTGTTTCAATCTGAAGAAGAACAAGCATCTGAAATTGAAGGGTTTGATAAGTTTAAGCAAGCTCTTGAATTAATCTCAACGAAATATGTTGAGGATGTTAATGAAGAGGAACTATTAGAAGGCGCAATTCAGGGTATGCTTTCAACGCTTGAAGATCCATACTCTGTATATATGGACAAAGAAACAGCAGCGCAGTTTTCACAATCACTTGATTCCTCCTTTGAAGGAATTGGCGCTGAGGTTGGCATGCAGGAAGGCAGAGTAACAATTGTTTCACCATTTAAAGGCTCTCCTGCTGAAAAAGCAGGTCTTCAGCCAAATGACCAAATCGTGAGCATTGATGGAGAAAATGTTGAAGGCCTTGATTTACACGAAACTGTGTTAAAAATTCGCGGAAAAAAAGGAACAAAAGTCGCGATTGAGGTTGTTCGTCCGAACACAAGAGAAAAATTAACATTTGATGTTGTTCGTGATGAAATTCCTTTAGAAACAGTGTTCGGTTCAACAAAGGATTATCAAGGGAAAAAGGTGGGTTACATCCAAATTACCTCGTTCTCTGAAAATACTGCACAAGACTTTAAAGAAACCTTAACAAAATTAGAAAAAGACAATATTGAAGGACTTGTGTTAGATGTTCGTGGAAATCCTGGCGGCTACTTACAAAGTGTTGAAGAAATTTTAAAAGAGTTTGTGACGAAGGATCACCCTTATATCCAAATTCAAGAACGCAATGGAGATAAAAAGCGTTATTTCTCTAAGCTTTCTGAGAAAAAAGACTATCCTGTGTCTGTGTTAATTGATAAAGGAAGTGCTTCTGCTTCAGAAATTTTAGCAGGTGCATTAAAAGAAGCATCAGGATATGATATTGTTGGTGTAACTTCGTTTGGTAAAGGAACGGTACAGCAGGCTGTTCCGATGGGAGATGGCAGCAATATCAAGTTAACGCTCTACAAATGGTTAACGCCTGAAGGCAATTGGATACACAAAAAAGGTGTGGAGCCGACAATTAAAGTAGAACAGCCGGCACTATATCAAGCAAGCCCTTTACAAATTGAAAAGGCGTTAACGTTTGATATGAATAATGACCAAATTAAAACAGCACAGCTTGCGTTAAAAGGCTTAGGCTTTGAACCTGGAAGAGAGGACGGCTACTTTAGTAAAGCAACAGAAAATGCCGTAAAAGCATTCCAGCAAACAAATGAGCTTCCAATCAGCGGGAAAATTGATTTGCAAACAGCAGACACTTTAAATCAAAAGGTAGTAGAGCTTCGAGGAAAAGAAGACAACGATGTTCAGTTGAAAATGGCTATAAAATCGTTGTTTAAATAA
- a CDS encoding murein hydrolase activator EnvC family protein has product MNRKLMTFSLAAVLGTSTLLLPNHHLGFAQTLQEKKQEIEKKQSDVSTDLDQKESEISELKDQEVKLDEEIKKIDTQFAETNGKIREQEASIEESRKQIEELKVKIEEVKARIAERNKLLEDRARTLQESGGVISYLDVLLGAQSFGDFVGRVNAVTTIVEADREIIKAHEADKQTLEQAEADLNKKLVELENALTQLETLKQQLAGQKKKKEELMAQVQVQHDEAIHEMHELEDEAAFLEEQKTAIEAEEKRQREAAAAEAKRKAQAAANKSNSNSSSSSNSSSSQTPAVTSGSFMWPASGSFTSGYGYRIHPVTGGKKLHSGIDIANSADVPIVASAGGTVIRANYSSSYGNVVYISHKINGQVYTTVYAHMEQFYVKSGQSVSKGQQIGIMGNTGRSTGQHLHFEIHKGPWNGSSSSVNPLDYLP; this is encoded by the coding sequence ATGAATCGAAAACTAATGACGTTTAGCTTGGCTGCTGTTTTAGGGACAAGCACTTTATTACTACCTAATCACCACCTTGGCTTCGCTCAAACGTTACAGGAAAAGAAGCAAGAAATAGAGAAAAAACAATCTGACGTATCAACGGATCTTGATCAAAAGGAAAGTGAAATCTCTGAGCTTAAAGATCAAGAAGTGAAATTAGATGAAGAAATTAAAAAAATCGATACGCAATTTGCTGAAACGAACGGGAAAATTCGTGAACAAGAAGCAAGTATCGAAGAATCCAGAAAGCAAATTGAAGAATTAAAAGTAAAAATTGAAGAAGTGAAAGCTCGTATTGCTGAGCGTAATAAGCTTTTAGAAGATCGTGCTCGTACGCTACAAGAATCTGGCGGTGTGATTAGTTATTTAGATGTGCTTCTAGGCGCTCAAAGCTTTGGAGACTTTGTTGGACGTGTTAATGCGGTCACAACAATTGTGGAAGCTGACCGTGAAATTATTAAAGCACATGAAGCTGACAAGCAAACGTTAGAGCAAGCAGAGGCAGATCTAAATAAGAAATTAGTAGAACTTGAAAATGCTCTAACACAATTAGAAACTCTTAAACAGCAGTTAGCTGGTCAAAAGAAGAAAAAAGAAGAGCTAATGGCCCAAGTTCAAGTACAGCATGATGAAGCCATTCATGAAATGCATGAGTTAGAAGATGAAGCAGCATTTTTAGAAGAGCAAAAAACAGCAATCGAAGCTGAAGAAAAGCGTCAGCGTGAAGCAGCAGCTGCGGAAGCTAAACGAAAAGCACAGGCAGCAGCTAATAAATCTAACTCAAATTCTTCAAGCTCAAGCAACAGTTCATCTTCACAAACACCTGCTGTGACAAGTGGAAGCTTTATGTGGCCTGCGTCCGGTTCATTTACATCAGGATATGGCTACCGTATTCACCCTGTAACAGGTGGTAAGAAGCTGCACTCTGGTATTGATATTGCCAACAGTGCTGATGTTCCAATTGTGGCTTCAGCAGGAGGTACAGTAATACGTGCCAACTATTCTAGCAGTTACGGAAATGTAGTGTACATTTCTCATAAAATTAATGGGCAAGTTTACACAACTGTTTATGCTCACATGGAACAATTCTATGTTAAATCAGGACAATCTGTTTCAAAAGGTCAGCAAATTGGCATCATGGGAAATACAGGGCGTTCAACAGGACAGCATTTACACTTTGAAATTCATAAAGGACCATGGAACGGATCTTCAAGCTCTGTTAATCCATTGGACTATTTACCATAA
- the ftsX gene encoding permease-like cell division protein FtsX, translating to MTNSLGRHIRESLKSLARNTWMTFASISAVTVTLILVGTFLVIMMNLNHVASNLENDVEIRVLIDVTADEAAQNALKSEIEKIEQVDTVVFSPKEKELENLVESLGEEGKSFQLFEQNNPLNDVFIVKAKDPNDTSALAEKITKLANASKVRYGQDQVEKLFDVISISRNIGIGLIIGLIFTAMFLISNTIKITIVARRHEIEIMRLVGATNGFIRWPFFLEGLFLGVFGAVIPIILIGIVYKSLYTWAIPKLQGSFVELLPSSPFLFQISALLLFIGALIGIWGSLMSVRKFLKV from the coding sequence ATGACTAATTCTCTTGGCCGTCATATTCGTGAAAGCTTAAAGAGTTTAGCAAGAAATACATGGATGACATTTGCATCGATCAGTGCGGTGACTGTGACGCTGATCTTAGTCGGAACATTCCTAGTCATCATGATGAATCTTAACCATGTTGCATCTAATCTTGAAAATGATGTTGAGATTCGTGTATTGATCGATGTAACAGCAGATGAAGCAGCGCAAAATGCTCTTAAGAGTGAAATAGAAAAAATAGAACAAGTTGATACCGTTGTTTTCTCTCCTAAAGAAAAAGAGCTAGAAAATCTTGTTGAAAGCTTAGGAGAAGAAGGAAAGTCATTCCAACTTTTTGAACAAAATAACCCGTTAAATGACGTGTTTATTGTAAAAGCAAAGGATCCAAATGATACGAGTGCTTTAGCCGAGAAGATTACGAAATTGGCTAATGCCTCTAAGGTAAGATACGGTCAAGACCAGGTTGAAAAATTATTTGATGTGATTTCGATCTCTCGTAATATTGGAATTGGCTTAATCATCGGACTAATCTTTACTGCCATGTTCTTAATTTCAAATACGATTAAAATTACAATCGTTGCTCGTCGACATGAAATTGAGATTATGAGACTTGTAGGGGCAACAAACGGATTTATTCGTTGGCCATTCTTCCTTGAAGGTTTATTCCTAGGTGTGTTTGGTGCAGTGATTCCGATTATTTTAATTGGTATTGTTTATAAATCCCTATACACATGGGCGATTCCTAAGCTTCAAGGATCATTTGTTGAGTTATTACCGTCAAGTCCATTCCTTTTCCAAATATCAGCTCTTCTATTGTTCATCGGTGCGTTAATTGGAATTTGGGGAAGTTTAATGTCTGTTCGTAAGTTTTTAAAAGTGTAA
- the ftsE gene encoding cell division ATP-binding protein FtsE produces the protein MIEMSEVYKTYPNGVLAVNGIDIMINQGEFVYVVGPSGAGKSTFIKMMYREEKPSSGKIIINGMDLSKLKENKVPLLRRNIGVVFQDFKLLPKLTVFENVAFALEVIGENPKNIKKRVLDVLDLVQLKHKARFFPNELSGGEQQRVSIARSIVNNPAVMIADEPTGNLDPDTSWEIMHLFEEINDRGTTIVMATHNKEIVNTLKKRVIAIEDGRIVRDEARGEYGIYD, from the coding sequence ATGATAGAAATGTCCGAAGTATATAAAACGTATCCAAACGGTGTGTTAGCCGTTAACGGAATCGATATAATGATCAACCAAGGTGAGTTTGTGTATGTTGTTGGACCAAGTGGTGCGGGTAAATCAACGTTTATTAAAATGATGTACCGTGAGGAGAAGCCTTCAAGCGGAAAAATCATTATTAACGGTATGGATTTATCTAAGCTTAAGGAAAACAAGGTCCCTTTATTAAGACGTAATATCGGCGTCGTTTTCCAGGATTTTAAACTTTTACCGAAGCTAACAGTCTTTGAAAATGTTGCATTTGCATTAGAAGTTATTGGTGAAAACCCTAAAAATATTAAAAAGAGAGTACTAGATGTACTAGACTTAGTTCAACTAAAACATAAAGCTAGATTTTTCCCAAATGAATTATCAGGTGGGGAGCAGCAGCGTGTATCGATTGCGCGTTCGATTGTGAACAACCCAGCAGTAATGATTGCCGATGAGCCGACGGGTAACCTTGACCCTGATACATCATGGGAAATCATGCACTTGTTTGAAGAAATCAATGATCGTGGAACAACGATTGTGATGGCTACACATAACAAAGAAATCGTGAACACGTTAAAAAAGCGTGTCATCGCAATCGAGGATGGTAGGATTGTGCGTGACGAAGCAAGAGGGGAGTATGGTATTTATGACTAA
- a CDS encoding HD-GYP domain-containing protein: MNIYHDTSSINPLLVTLSKFRWVLYIISGFILFTADKAPYGRFVVVLLMLVMILLGLIYKSLIVLLMQSGLVTLARYLLAPDSIPYIDSYFLVWVYYFIVGAAISVLVSSYIRQQQVNVELAASFSRLLDSRDQYTAMHSENVAYYAKMIAEELGLPEQKVKSVYLGGLLHDIGKISIPEAILNKKDKLTAEEYNAIKDHPSVGYQTLKNLSTYKDTGILDIILHHHERYDGKGYPNGLKGEEIPYLARIAAVADAFDAMTTSRVYRGKKNIEAALAEIKKSKGTQFDPAIADAFITYVEKNKYHLMKKEH, from the coding sequence ATGAATATATACCATGATACTTCTTCTATAAACCCATTATTGGTAACGCTCTCTAAATTTAGATGGGTTCTTTATATCATCAGCGGCTTTATCCTTTTCACAGCTGATAAAGCCCCCTATGGCAGATTTGTTGTTGTACTGTTAATGCTAGTAATGATTCTGCTCGGTTTAATTTATAAAAGTTTGATTGTCTTACTCATGCAGAGTGGACTTGTTACGTTAGCGAGGTACTTGTTAGCTCCTGATAGTATCCCCTATATTGACTCCTATTTCTTAGTGTGGGTTTACTATTTTATCGTTGGTGCAGCTATTTCTGTTCTAGTATCAAGCTACATCCGTCAACAACAGGTGAATGTTGAATTAGCAGCGTCTTTTTCAAGGCTGTTAGACTCCCGGGACCAATATACCGCTATGCATTCAGAAAATGTTGCCTACTACGCCAAAATGATCGCAGAGGAATTAGGCTTACCCGAACAAAAGGTAAAAAGTGTGTATCTGGGTGGATTATTGCATGATATCGGGAAAATTTCTATCCCCGAAGCCATTCTAAATAAAAAAGATAAGCTAACAGCAGAAGAATACAACGCAATAAAGGATCATCCGAGCGTTGGATACCAAACACTAAAAAACCTATCAACCTATAAAGACACAGGCATCTTAGATATCATATTACACCATCATGAAAGATATGACGGCAAGGGTTACCCTAATGGTCTAAAAGGTGAAGAAATTCCGTATCTGGCCCGTATTGCCGCAGTTGCCGACGCGTTTGATGCGATGACAACGAGTAGGGTCTACCGAGGGAAGAAAAATATTGAAGCAGCACTAGCTGAAATAAAGAAAAGCAAAGGAACGCAGTTTGATCCAGCTATTGCTGATGCCTTTATTACATACGTTGAAAAAAATAAATATCACCTCATGAAAAAAGAACACTGA
- the cccB gene encoding cytochrome c551 — MKTKLFALLLGSVFVLSACGGEEAPADEAADTTEGTTETASGDAEEIFQKSCIGCHGRELEGGAGPKLTEVGAKYSQDEIASIIINGQGGMPKGILNEADAEVVAAWLAEKK; from the coding sequence TTGAAAACGAAATTATTCGCCTTATTATTAGGGTCTGTGTTTGTTTTATCAGCATGTGGTGGAGAAGAGGCACCTGCTGATGAAGCGGCAGATACAACTGAAGGCACAACAGAAACAGCGAGTGGAGATGCTGAAGAAATTTTTCAAAAAAGCTGTATCGGCTGTCATGGTCGTGAACTCGAAGGTGGAGCAGGTCCAAAGCTAACTGAAGTTGGAGCAAAATACAGTCAGGATGAAATTGCAAGCATCATCATCAACGGTCAAGGTGGTATGCCTAAGGGAATTTTGAATGAAGCAGATGCTGAAGTTGTGGCTGCTTGGTTAGCTGAAAAGAAATAA
- a CDS encoding YitT family protein: protein MRKRNDTYNPTLEKILEYVYILVGSSFVAIGFNLFLLPNRVASGGVSGISTILDATFGFEPAYVQWAFNIPLFIAGVILLGKQFGIKTLIGTIFVPLVVYLTRNWEPATMDPLLGSLFGGICIGLGLGIVFRGKASTGGTDLAAQIIHKYTGLSLGTCVALIDGLIVLSAAFVFDIERGLYALVGLYVTSKTIDIVQIGLGRSKMTMIITNKQAEVQDAILTEIDRGVTRLAAHGGFTNNERPVLMCVVDQTEFTKLKQLVRSIDPHAFVTVTDASEVLGEGFKRV, encoded by the coding sequence ATGCGAAAAAGAAATGATACATATAATCCTACATTAGAAAAGATACTTGAGTACGTCTACATACTAGTTGGCTCATCGTTTGTTGCGATTGGATTCAACTTATTTTTACTGCCAAACCGGGTTGCATCTGGTGGAGTGAGTGGAATTAGTACGATCCTTGATGCGACGTTTGGTTTTGAGCCGGCCTATGTTCAGTGGGCATTTAATATACCACTATTTATTGCCGGTGTTATTTTACTAGGAAAGCAATTTGGGATCAAAACTCTCATTGGTACCATTTTTGTCCCACTAGTCGTTTACCTAACAAGAAACTGGGAGCCAGCAACAATGGACCCTCTACTAGGATCTCTTTTCGGAGGAATTTGTATAGGACTTGGCCTCGGTATCGTATTCCGGGGCAAAGCGTCAACAGGTGGAACTGACCTAGCTGCGCAAATCATTCATAAATACACAGGTCTGTCACTTGGTACTTGTGTTGCACTTATTGATGGTCTAATCGTTCTATCAGCAGCATTCGTTTTTGATATTGAAAGAGGACTTTATGCTTTAGTTGGTTTATATGTGACGAGCAAAACGATTGATATTGTGCAAATTGGTCTCGGGCGTTCGAAGATGACGATGATTATTACAAACAAACAGGCCGAGGTTCAGGATGCGATCCTCACCGAAATCGACCGTGGCGTTACTAGACTTGCAGCACATGGCGGGTTCACAAATAATGAGAGACCAGTCCTCATGTGTGTAGTTGATCAAACGGAATTCACAAAATTGAAACAACTGGTACGAAGTATCGATCCGCACGCATTTGTGACAGTTACAGATGCTTCTGAGGTGCTTGGTGAAGGTTTCAAAAGAGTGTAG